A single Vanacampus margaritifer isolate UIUO_Vmar chromosome 14, RoL_Vmar_1.0, whole genome shotgun sequence DNA region contains:
- the ptpn11a gene encoding tyrosine-protein phosphatase non-receptor type 11 has translation MTSRRWFHPNITGVEAENLLLTRGVDGSFLARPSKSNPGDFTLSVRRNGAVTHIKIQNTGDYYDLYGGEKFATLAELVQYYMEHHGQLKEKNGDVIELKYPLNCADPTSERWFHGHLSGREAEKLLTEKGKNGSFLVRESQSHPGDFVLSVRTGDDKTDSSDSKPKVTHVMIRCQHDLKYDVGGGEKFDSLTDLVEHYKKNPMVETLGTVLQLKQPLNTTRINAAEIESRVRELSKLAEATDKVKQGFWEEFETLQQQECKLLYSRKEGQRAENKNKNRYKNILPFDHTRVVLTDGDPNEAGSDYINANIIMVAAPSVPEQDNKVSSGKPKKSYIATQGCLQNSISDFWRMVFQENSRVIVMTTKEVERGKSKCVKYWPDVSALKEYGAMRVRNVRETAAHDYILRELKLSKVGQGNTERTVWQYHFRAWPDHGVPTDPGGVLDFLEEVNLKQESILDAGPIAVHCSAGIGRTGTFIVIDILIDVIREKGVDCDIDVPKSIQMVRSQRSGMVQTEAQYRFIYMAVQHYIETLQRRIVEEQKSKIKGREYTNIKYSLSDLTGGEQSPLPPCTPLPTATCTEMREDNSRVYENVGLMQQQKSFR, from the exons ATGACATCTCGGAG GTGGTTCCACCCTAACATCACGGGTGTCGAGGCGGAGAACCTGCTGCTGACTCGCGGCGTGGATGGCAGCTTTTTGGCAAGACCCAGCAAGAGTAACCCTGGAGACTTCACCCTGTCAGTGCG GCGGAACGGCGCCGTCACCCACATCAAGATCCAGAACACGGGCGACTACTACGACCTGTACGGCGGCGAGAAGTTCGCCACGCTGGCCGAGCTGGTGCAGTACTACATGGAGCACCACGGCCAGCTCAAGGAGAAGAACGGCGACGTCATCGAGCTCAAGTATCCGCTCAATTGTGCCGACCCCACGTCGGAGAG GTGGTTCCACGGGCACCTGTCGGGCCGCGAGGCGGAGAAGCTCCTGACGGAGAAAGGCAAGAACGGCAGCTTCCTGGTGCGAGAGAGCCAGAGCCACCCCGGGGACTTTGTGCTGTCGGTGCGCACGGGGGACGACAAGACGGACAGCAGCGACAGCAAGCCCAAAGTCACGCACGTCATGATCCGATGCCAG CACGACCTGAAGTACGACGTGGGCGGCGGCGAGAAGTTTGACTCCCTCACAGACCTGGTGGAGCACTACAAGAAGAACCCCATGGTGGAGACCCTCGGCACCGTCTTGCAGCTCAAGCAG CCCCTCAACACCACTCGCATCAACGCCGCTGAGATCGAAAGTCGCGTGCGGGAGTTGAGCAAGCTGGCGGAGGCCACGGACAAAGTCAAGCAAGGCTTTTGGGAGGAGTTTGAG ACTTTACAGCAGCAGGAGTGCAAGCTGCTGTACAGCCGCAAAGAGGGCCAGCGGGCcgagaacaagaacaagaaccgATACAAGAACATCCTGCCTT TCGACCACACGCGGGTGGTCCTGACCGACGGGGACCCCAACGAGGCGGGCTCGGACTACATCAACGCCAACATCATCATGGTAGCGGCCCCTAGCGTG CCCGAGCAGGACAACAAGGTCAGCAGCGGCAAACCCAAGAAGTCGTACATCGCCACTCAGGGCTGCCTGCAGAACAGCATCAGCGACTTCTGGCGGATGGTCTTCCAGGAGAACTCGCGCGTCATCGTCATGACCACCAAAGAGGTGGAACGAGGGAAG AGTAAATGCGTGAAGTACTGGCCCGACGTGTCGGCTCTGAAGGAATACGGCGCCATGCGCGTTCGCAACGTCCGAGAGACGGCGGCGCACGACTACATCCTCCGAGAACTCAAACTCTCCAAAGTGGGACAG GGCAACACGGAGCGCACGGTTTGGCAGTACCATTTCAGGGCCTGGCCCGACCACGGCGTCCCCACGGACCCTGGCGGCGTTCTGGACTTCTTGGAGGAGGTCAACCTGAAGCAGGAGAGCATCCTGGACGCCGGGCCCATCGCCGTCCACTGCAG TGCAGGGATCGGAAGGACGGGGACCTTCATCGTCATCGACATCCTCATCGACGTCATCAGAGAAAAAG gTGTGGATTGCGACATCGACGTTCCCAAGAGCATCCAGATGGTGCGTTCTCAGCGCTCCGGGATGGTCCAGACGGAAGCTCAGTACCGCTTCATCTACATGGCCGTGCAACACTACATTGAAACGCTGCAGCGGCGCATTGTGGAGGAGCAg AAAAGTAAGATCAAAGGTCGCGAGTACACCAACATCAAGTATTCCCTGTCAGACCTCACGGGTGGCGAGCAGAGTCCGCTCCCCCCGTGCACGCCGCTGCCCACCGCCACCTGCACAGA GATGCGTGAGGACAACTCGCGCGTGTACGAGAACGTCGGCCTGATGCAGCAGCAGAAAAGCTTCAGATGA